A genomic window from Sulfurimonas paralvinellae includes:
- a CDS encoding RelA/SpoT family protein has product MNQINIEKIKHLRDVDSASSYLFSQMPPSQTLQEALDFSIEAHKEQFRKSGEPYIVHPILVASIVAALTNDEAMVISALLHDVVEDTDIPIAEIEEQFGADVAHLVSGLTKIDLIRDSELVPSNSDEKLVVSALSFRKMLLASIEDVRVLVVKLCDRLHNMLTLDALPAHKQRRIAEETLVVYAPIAHRLGISFLKNILEDLSFGYLFPEEKHHIDNYLDTNYHAIEMKLSEFKESISKILIKNGFCEDDFEVLSRIKHRYSIYLKMQRKGVSIDEVLDLLAVRILTKEPIKCYDALGLVHLNFRPLASRFKDYIAVAKDNGYQTIHTTVFHKTAIFEVQIRTYEMHKTAELGVAAHWKYKSGGNNIKLDWLDNLQYQNESVEDFYALIKNDLYSEDISVFSPTGDAFTLPRGAVALDFAYAVHSEVGNKATAALINKTKSSLLTELNNGDIVKIFIGDKVQTRCSWIDAVKTSKAKTNMKLNCNARLREINLKLAISIVATAMNLNYSRVEEWFKQHNCDSISNIPNDIEQFKNVLHKYVADISKNSRFKAFISRHRFKLKKYEFSGLEVYSTSNISDVVFDYCCHPKPGDEVMAFLEKGKAHVHHKMCSNAAKKLEAGEPMVFVRWMQKNLYKYKLIASLHNEKGALAEFLTYLVKLDIDISSIELGKEHSDYIQYCELVFTSKEADINRLRAKIESNIKVIHLVRTDDAYKN; this is encoded by the coding sequence CTGAATCAAATCAACATCGAAAAGATAAAACATCTACGTGATGTGGATTCAGCCTCCTCCTATCTGTTTTCACAGATGCCCCCCTCACAAACATTACAAGAAGCACTTGATTTTTCTATAGAAGCTCATAAAGAGCAGTTTAGAAAAAGTGGTGAGCCCTATATTGTTCATCCGATTTTAGTCGCTTCTATTGTCGCTGCATTGACAAACGATGAAGCTATGGTGATTTCTGCACTGCTTCATGATGTTGTTGAAGATACAGATATCCCTATAGCTGAGATTGAAGAGCAGTTTGGTGCCGATGTAGCTCACCTAGTATCGGGTCTTACGAAGATAGATCTCATTCGCGACAGCGAGCTTGTTCCTTCAAATTCTGATGAAAAGCTGGTCGTTTCTGCGCTCTCATTTAGAAAAATGCTGCTGGCAAGTATTGAAGATGTCCGAGTACTTGTCGTAAAGCTTTGTGACAGACTGCATAATATGCTGACACTTGATGCGTTGCCTGCACATAAACAAAGAAGAATTGCGGAAGAGACGCTTGTCGTATATGCACCGATCGCCCATCGTCTTGGTATCAGTTTTTTGAAAAATATTTTGGAAGATTTGAGCTTTGGTTATCTTTTTCCCGAAGAGAAGCATCATATAGACAACTATCTTGACACCAATTATCATGCTATTGAAATGAAGTTGAGCGAATTTAAAGAGTCTATATCTAAGATACTCATCAAGAATGGTTTTTGTGAAGATGATTTTGAAGTGCTCTCAAGAATTAAACACCGATATTCCATTTATCTTAAAATGCAGAGAAAAGGTGTGAGTATCGATGAGGTTTTGGATCTCTTAGCGGTAAGAATTCTGACAAAAGAACCGATAAAATGCTACGATGCTCTTGGTCTGGTGCATTTGAATTTCCGTCCTCTTGCTTCACGTTTTAAAGACTATATTGCTGTGGCCAAAGACAATGGTTATCAGACTATTCACACGACTGTTTTTCATAAGACTGCTATTTTTGAGGTGCAGATTCGAACCTATGAAATGCATAAGACAGCAGAACTTGGTGTTGCTGCGCACTGGAAATACAAAAGCGGCGGGAACAATATAAAACTTGACTGGCTTGATAATTTACAGTATCAAAATGAATCAGTTGAAGATTTTTATGCACTTATTAAGAATGATCTTTATTCTGAAGATATATCGGTCTTTTCGCCGACAGGAGATGCTTTTACATTGCCGCGCGGAGCAGTTGCACTTGATTTTGCCTATGCTGTGCACTCAGAAGTCGGAAATAAAGCAACTGCTGCACTTATAAACAAAACAAAGTCTTCACTGCTGACAGAGCTTAATAACGGCGATATTGTCAAGATATTTATCGGTGACAAGGTGCAGACACGATGTTCCTGGATCGATGCAGTCAAGACTTCAAAAGCAAAAACCAATATGAAGCTCAACTGTAATGCAAGGTTGCGTGAGATCAATCTTAAATTGGCCATAAGTATTGTGGCAACAGCTATGAATTTGAATTACTCCCGTGTGGAAGAGTGGTTTAAGCAGCATAATTGTGATTCGATCTCAAACATTCCAAATGATATAGAACAGTTTAAAAACGTTCTGCATAAATATGTTGCTGATATCAGTAAGAACAGCCGCTTCAAAGCATTTATTTCACGTCATAGATTCAAGTTGAAAAAGTATGAGTTTTCAGGACTGGAAGTTTACTCGACAAGCAATATAAGTGATGTTGTCTTTGACTATTGCTGTCATCCTAAACCGGGTGATGAAGTGATGGCCTTTTTAGAAAAAGGCAAAGCTCACGTACACCACAAAATGTGTTCCAATGCTGCTAAAAAACTAGAAGCTGGTGAGCCGATGGTCTTTGTTCGCTGGATGCAGAAAAATCTTTATAAATACAAGCTGATAGCCTCACTGCACAATGAGAAAGGGGCACTTGCCGAATTTTTGACATATTTGGTAAAATTAGACATTGATATTTCATCCATTGAGCTTGGAAAAGAACATTCTGATTATATTCAATACTGCGAGCTTGTTTTTACAAGCAAAGAAGCTGATATTAACAGACTTCGTGCTAAAATAGAGTCAAATATAAAAGTTATTCATCTTGTACGAACAGATGATGCATATAAAAATTAA
- the tyrS gene encoding tyrosine--tRNA ligase: MVNEALKEINRGCAEIIDNERVEKLLKAYYEEGKTYTVKAGFDPTAPDLHLGHTVLLQKLAAFQKYGGRVQFLIGSFTAMIGDPTGKNVTRKILTQEEIVKNIESYTSQAFKILDKEKTDIVYNNEWLDELGAAGMLQLASNLTVARMLERDDFSKRYSANTPIAVSEFMYPLLQGYDSVHLQSDIEIGGTDQKFNLLMGRQLQKAYGLKKQQAVLMMPILEGLDGVQKMSKSLGNYIGVSDEPNDMFGKVLSISDELMWRYYELLSTKSLDDIAALKSGVADGSLHPKKVKEDLALEITERFHSKEAAQNAKDEFEKVHAKSQIPSDIQEFEIQSEDGEVWIAKALVDCGLEPSTSQARRDIKQGGVKINQEKVSDMQLQLTPGEYLLQVGKRKFAQLKVK; encoded by the coding sequence ATGGTAAATGAGGCGTTAAAAGAGATAAATAGAGGCTGTGCTGAGATCATAGACAACGAAAGAGTTGAAAAACTTTTAAAAGCTTATTATGAAGAAGGAAAAACCTATACTGTAAAAGCAGGATTTGATCCTACAGCTCCTGATCTGCATCTTGGGCATACGGTTTTGTTGCAAAAACTAGCAGCTTTTCAAAAATATGGTGGGCGTGTACAGTTTCTTATCGGTAGTTTTACTGCAATGATCGGTGATCCGACAGGAAAGAATGTAACAAGAAAGATCCTCACGCAGGAAGAGATCGTTAAAAATATAGAATCCTATACATCACAGGCTTTTAAGATCTTAGACAAAGAAAAAACAGATATCGTCTATAATAACGAGTGGCTCGATGAACTTGGTGCTGCCGGGATGCTGCAACTTGCTTCAAACCTTACTGTCGCGCGTATGCTGGAGCGTGATGATTTTTCTAAACGATATTCTGCAAATACTCCGATAGCTGTGAGTGAATTCATGTACCCGCTGCTTCAAGGCTATGACAGTGTTCATTTGCAATCGGACATTGAAATAGGTGGAACAGATCAGAAGTTCAATCTTTTGATGGGACGCCAACTGCAAAAGGCCTATGGACTGAAAAAACAGCAGGCAGTTCTTATGATGCCTATTTTGGAAGGTCTTGACGGTGTGCAGAAGATGAGTAAGTCACTTGGAAACTACATCGGTGTTTCTGATGAGCCAAATGATATGTTTGGAAAGGTTCTTAGTATTTCGGATGAGTTGATGTGGCGCTATTATGAACTTTTAAGTACGAAATCTCTCGATGATATTGCTGCACTTAAGTCCGGTGTTGCAGATGGTTCTTTGCACCCTAAGAAAGTCAAAGAAGATTTGGCATTGGAAATCACAGAGCGTTTTCACTCTAAAGAAGCGGCACAAAATGCAAAAGATGAGTTTGAAAAAGTTCATGCAAAAAGTCAGATTCCATCAGATATACAAGAGTTTGAAATTCAATCTGAAGATGGAGAGGTGTGGATAGCGAAAGCCTTGGTTGATTGTGGGCTCGAACCATCTACTTCTCAGGCAAGAAGAGATATTAAGCAAGGTGGTGTTAAAATAAACCAAGAAAAAGTCTCTGATATGCAATTACAGTTGACACCGGGAGAGTATCTTCTTCAGGTCGGAAAAAGAAAATTTGCACAGTTAAAGGTGAAATAA
- a CDS encoding nitronate monooxygenase: protein MSFKPLKIGKYVIEKPIVQGGMGVGISWDQLAGSVSAEGGLGVISAVGTGYYKDKEYAKKLVADRPLSEANFYSKEGFDAIIKNARKLCGDKPLAANILYAINDYGRVVRDACESGIDIIITGAGLPTNMPEFTEGYPDVALVPIVSSAKALKIICKRWKKRYDRIPDAVVVEGPKSGGHQGFTYEQCKLPENQLENIVGPVVEEAALWGDIPVIAAGGIWDKNDIEDMLSRGARGVQMGTRFIGTYECDAHANFKKVLLDAKKEDIVLMSSPVGYPAQGVVTNLTHLVEKREGPAIKCISNCVAPCNRGEEAKVVGFCIADRLSDAYEGNTETGLFFSGTNGYRLDKIISVKELIEKLMQGE, encoded by the coding sequence ATGAGTTTTAAACCATTGAAAATTGGAAAATATGTTATAGAAAAACCAATCGTGCAAGGCGGAATGGGTGTCGGTATCAGTTGGGATCAGTTAGCAGGTTCGGTTTCAGCTGAAGGCGGACTCGGTGTTATTTCTGCTGTTGGAACAGGGTATTATAAAGATAAAGAGTATGCAAAGAAACTAGTTGCAGACAGACCTTTAAGCGAAGCGAACTTCTATTCTAAAGAGGGCTTCGATGCAATTATTAAAAATGCAAGAAAACTATGCGGCGATAAACCGTTAGCGGCAAATATTCTTTATGCTATCAATGATTATGGAAGAGTTGTACGTGATGCATGTGAATCGGGTATTGATATTATCATTACAGGTGCCGGACTTCCGACAAATATGCCGGAATTTACCGAAGGCTACCCCGATGTTGCTCTTGTACCTATTGTTTCATCTGCAAAAGCATTAAAGATTATCTGTAAGCGTTGGAAAAAGCGTTATGACAGAATTCCTGATGCTGTTGTTGTCGAAGGACCAAAATCAGGTGGACACCAGGGATTTACATATGAGCAGTGTAAACTGCCGGAAAATCAACTTGAAAATATTGTCGGTCCTGTTGTTGAAGAAGCAGCGCTATGGGGAGATATTCCTGTTATTGCAGCCGGTGGTATCTGGGATAAGAATGATATTGAAGATATGTTGAGTCGTGGTGCGCGTGGTGTTCAGATGGGTACACGATTTATAGGGACATATGAATGTGATGCTCACGCAAACTTTAAAAAGGTGCTTCTTGATGCTAAAAAAGAGGATATAGTTCTTATGTCTTCTCCTGTTGGTTACCCTGCACAGGGTGTCGTTACAAATTTAACGCATCTCGTTGAAAAAAGAGAAGGACCGGCCATTAAGTGTATCTCTAACTGTGTTGCACCGTGTAACAGAGGTGAAGAGGCGAAGGTAGTAGGTTTTTGTATTGCAGACAGACTCTCCGATGCTTATGAAGGAAATACGGAAACAGGACTGTTCTTCTCAGGAACAAACGGCTATAGACTTGACAAGATTATCTCTGTCAAAGAATTAATAGAAAAATTAATGCAAGGCGAATAG
- a CDS encoding N-acetylmuramoyl-L-alanine amidase family protein: MLRFVVLFLLLLVSLYGQSDKELLSRANTYAKSSSKTDQFRAYNDYKNLYLRALMNDDNKIKKFALEGIVSSGNKLHIDVTDYARELLHMKSSYTPPKPKKVQTKKNKNIKIKSSHKLKAVRWKDGRLILKFDKKLRNNQINYFTLYDSKTKKYKYVFDIHASMLTKSQRLQKSGIDSIKLAQYNSYTLRLVIAHSKKLSIHFKKDGSILYIRMAKSYCKPNKTVKKAKKSQEKIYVRPRKNKVIVIDPGHGGKDPGAIGYRHYREKMVVLQIAKELKKILKSRGYKVYMTRDRDKFIKLRHRTKFANDKGADIFVSIHANAVSRKNAKKAQGIESYFLSTTRSSRAKKVAELENSADLEDMNFYGKECFLNTINSHNIIAANKLAIDLQRGALASLKKRYKNVKDAGVREGPFWVLVGAQMPSVLVEVGFITHPTEARRLANREYQKTMAKGLANGIERYFMHN; the protein is encoded by the coding sequence ATGCTTCGCTTTGTTGTCCTCTTTCTCCTTTTATTGGTGTCGCTTTATGGACAAAGCGACAAAGAACTTTTAAGCCGAGCCAATACATACGCAAAATCTTCCAGTAAAACAGATCAGTTCCGTGCATATAATGACTATAAGAACCTTTATCTTCGTGCTTTAATGAACGATGATAACAAGATTAAAAAATTCGCACTTGAAGGTATTGTCAGTTCAGGGAATAAACTGCATATAGATGTCACAGATTATGCAAGGGAACTATTGCATATGAAGTCTTCTTATACGCCGCCAAAGCCAAAGAAAGTGCAAACAAAGAAGAACAAAAATATAAAAATCAAATCATCTCATAAACTCAAAGCAGTTCGATGGAAAGATGGCAGACTTATTCTGAAATTTGATAAAAAACTGCGTAACAATCAGATAAATTACTTTACTTTATATGATTCAAAAACAAAAAAGTATAAATATGTCTTTGATATTCATGCTTCTATGCTGACAAAATCACAGAGATTGCAAAAAAGTGGAATTGACAGTATAAAATTAGCACAATATAACTCTTATACACTCCGGCTTGTCATTGCACACAGCAAAAAATTAAGTATACACTTTAAAAAAGATGGGTCGATACTCTATATTCGCATGGCAAAATCATATTGTAAGCCGAATAAAACTGTTAAGAAAGCGAAGAAATCACAAGAAAAGATCTATGTGAGACCTCGTAAAAATAAAGTCATTGTTATCGATCCCGGACATGGCGGCAAAGACCCAGGTGCTATAGGCTACAGGCATTATAGAGAAAAGATGGTAGTACTCCAGATTGCGAAGGAGTTGAAAAAAATCCTTAAATCACGGGGTTATAAGGTCTATATGACACGAGACAGAGACAAGTTTATAAAGTTACGACATAGAACGAAGTTTGCAAATGATAAAGGTGCTGATATTTTCGTTAGTATTCACGCAAATGCCGTCAGTAGAAAAAATGCAAAAAAAGCACAGGGAATTGAAAGTTATTTTCTTTCAACAACACGTTCATCAAGAGCGAAAAAAGTTGCAGAGCTAGAAAACTCTGCTGACTTGGAAGATATGAACTTCTACGGCAAAGAGTGCTTTTTAAATACAATAAACTCACATAATATCATTGCTGCAAATAAATTGGCTATAGATCTGCAGCGAGGTGCACTTGCCTCATTGAAAAAACGGTATAAAAATGTAAAGGATGCCGGTGTGCGTGAGGGACCTTTTTGGGTTTTAGTCGGTGCCCAAATGCCATCTGTACTTGTTGAAGTCGGTTTTATTACACACCCTACAGAAGCAAGAAGACTGGCAAACAGAGAGTATCAAAAGACAATGGCAAAAGGCCTTGCCAATGGAATTGAAAGATATTTCATGCACAATTAG
- a CDS encoding DHH family phosphoesterase, which yields MKNRTIHHLSHIDLDGYSCQLVMMYTPYTKYNYNANYGAEVKQKLELILEKIKEQKVPAFILITDLNLTADESKWLTHEVRKLNENKIDVTLQLLDHHGSGEESAKKYDWYFLDTSRCATKITYDYAKEHFDFNEPEWMQKYVDVVNAVDLWKQEEHESFEYGKVCMRLVTETRELNRTMFPEEDSEYKLSLLHEAAKYINEPDAPIVLDEKIYFLKKNFFKKDKNDTLDNLATKYVVELLGRSRSERTIYYKGYRGYLSYGLGNTSIIGNGFLTQYPEYDFIVDVSSRGTMSLRANNQVSVSQISKEWANGGGHPNAAGGRIQGFKEQFRYDKVKAQIERLINEKESRAGDLEYKKEEDIQA from the coding sequence ATGAAAAACAGAACCATCCATCATCTCTCACATATCGATCTCGACGGATACAGCTGCCAGCTCGTAATGATGTACACACCCTATACAAAATATAATTATAATGCCAACTATGGTGCTGAAGTAAAACAAAAACTCGAACTCATCCTTGAAAAGATAAAAGAGCAGAAAGTTCCTGCATTTATTCTTATTACCGACCTTAATCTAACTGCTGATGAATCAAAATGGCTAACACATGAAGTAAGAAAACTTAACGAAAACAAGATTGATGTCACACTCCAACTTTTAGATCATCATGGCAGTGGTGAAGAGAGTGCGAAGAAGTATGACTGGTATTTTTTAGACACCTCACGCTGTGCTACAAAAATCACCTATGACTATGCTAAAGAACATTTTGATTTTAATGAGCCTGAGTGGATGCAGAAATATGTAGATGTCGTCAATGCAGTTGATCTGTGGAAACAAGAAGAGCACGAAAGCTTTGAGTATGGCAAAGTCTGTATGCGTCTTGTTACTGAAACGCGTGAACTCAACCGTACAATGTTCCCAGAAGAAGATTCGGAGTATAAACTTTCACTTTTGCATGAAGCAGCGAAATATATTAATGAACCCGATGCACCGATAGTTCTAGATGAAAAAATATACTTTTTGAAGAAGAATTTTTTTAAAAAGGACAAGAACGATACACTCGACAACCTTGCTACAAAATATGTCGTTGAGTTGCTTGGCCGTTCACGTTCAGAGCGAACTATCTACTATAAAGGATACCGTGGTTATCTCAGCTACGGTCTTGGAAATACTTCCATCATTGGAAACGGTTTCTTAACACAGTATCCGGAGTATGATTTCATCGTCGATGTCAGCTCACGCGGGACAATGAGTCTGCGCGCAAATAATCAAGTGAGTGTTTCTCAGATATCTAAAGAGTGGGCAAACGGCGGTGGACATCCCAATGCTGCCGGTGGAAGAATACAGGGCTTTAAAGAACAATTCCGTTATGACAAAGTAAAAGCACAGATCGAACGCCTCATCAATGAAAAAGAGTCGCGTGCAGGAGACTTAGAGTACAAAAAGGAAGAAGATATTCAAGCCTAA
- the flhA gene encoding flagellar biosynthesis protein FlhA, giving the protein MAKKRLTTRQQVGTGLNFLIGQRDLSVVLFVMAILAIIIVPLPSSILDVLLTISIAVSVLILLISLYVPKPTDLSTFPTLILILTLYRLSLNIATTRMILSKGNEGPEAVSDIITSFGDFVVGGNYVIGVVVFSILVLINFMVITKGSTRVAEVAARFVLDSMPGKQMAVDADLNAGLIDDAEAKARRAEILQDANFYGAMDGSSKFVKGDAVAGIIITLINIIGGFLIGVFQYNMSVSDSASTFTLLTIGDGLVSQIPALIVSTATGIMITRSSSDGDNFAQGTITQMVGNAKTMMIVGFIMVLFALVPGLPTASMMFVGLLFALLGWSIYKYEKGELTILDVEGALGIKNKKQIEAEREENRPKKTNEEIAKEEETALEDILKVEMLELTLGYQLIKLADASQGGDLLERIRSMRRKIASDYGFLMPQVRIRDNLHLKPNQYQVLLKGITIGEGEIMPDKFLAMDSGMATGEIQGEPTKEPAFGLDAIWITPEQKEDAIINGYTVVDPATVISTHMSELIKRNAEELLTRQEVQSLIDKIKNDYPVIVDDVLGVASIGLIQRVLKSLLHEKIPLKDMLSILETIADVAEYTKNVDFISEQVRAKLSRVITQMYTGDDGVIRLLTFDTNTEQLLLQKSQEQDGVRNLMLNVGEINALIQATSAKAAEILQKGISPVIIIVDPQIRRGVAEIFERFSLDVVTLSHAEIDSSATFEVLGSISITTEE; this is encoded by the coding sequence TTGGCAAAGAAACGATTAACTACAAGACAGCAGGTCGGAACTGGACTTAACTTTTTAATAGGACAAAGAGACCTCAGTGTCGTACTTTTTGTCATGGCAATTCTGGCCATTATCATTGTACCGCTGCCATCATCTATTCTCGATGTTCTTTTAACCATCTCTATCGCTGTTTCTGTTTTGATACTGCTCATCTCACTCTATGTTCCAAAACCGACCGATCTTTCCACATTTCCGACACTCATTCTTATTTTAACGCTCTACAGGCTCTCGCTTAATATCGCTACAACAAGAATGATCCTCAGTAAAGGAAATGAAGGTCCCGAAGCCGTCAGTGACATCATTACGAGCTTTGGAGACTTTGTTGTGGGTGGAAACTACGTCATCGGTGTCGTTGTCTTTTCTATTTTGGTGCTCATTAACTTCATGGTCATCACCAAAGGTTCAACAAGGGTTGCAGAAGTTGCAGCGCGTTTCGTACTTGACTCTATGCCGGGGAAACAGATGGCTGTCGATGCCGACCTCAATGCAGGACTTATAGATGATGCTGAGGCAAAAGCAAGACGTGCTGAAATTCTTCAGGATGCTAACTTTTACGGAGCCATGGACGGTTCGAGTAAATTTGTAAAAGGGGATGCGGTTGCTGGTATCATCATTACCCTCATCAATATCATCGGCGGATTTTTGATAGGTGTCTTCCAGTATAATATGAGTGTCTCTGACAGTGCATCAACATTTACACTCCTTACAATCGGTGACGGACTAGTAAGCCAGATTCCGGCACTCATCGTATCTACGGCTACAGGTATTATGATCACCCGTTCATCAAGTGACGGCGACAACTTTGCACAGGGTACTATCACACAAATGGTCGGTAACGCAAAGACAATGATGATCGTCGGCTTTATTATGGTTCTATTTGCTTTGGTGCCGGGACTTCCAACAGCTTCTATGATGTTTGTAGGTCTGCTTTTTGCACTGCTAGGCTGGTCCATCTACAAGTATGAAAAAGGGGAACTCACCATCTTGGATGTTGAAGGTGCTCTGGGTATAAAAAACAAAAAACAAATAGAAGCAGAGAGAGAAGAAAATAGACCGAAAAAGACAAACGAAGAGATTGCTAAAGAAGAAGAGACTGCACTAGAGGACATTCTTAAAGTTGAGATGCTTGAGCTTACACTTGGCTATCAGCTGATTAAGCTCGCCGATGCATCACAGGGAGGCGATCTGCTTGAGCGTATCCGCTCAATGCGTAGAAAGATAGCTTCTGATTACGGTTTTTTAATGCCGCAAGTTAGAATTCGGGACAATCTGCATCTCAAACCTAACCAGTATCAGGTACTTCTCAAAGGTATCACTATCGGAGAAGGTGAGATCATGCCGGACAAATTTCTAGCAATGGACAGTGGTATGGCAACCGGTGAGATACAGGGTGAGCCTACCAAAGAACCGGCTTTTGGACTTGATGCCATCTGGATCACACCCGAACAAAAAGAGGATGCCATCATCAATGGCTATACTGTCGTTGATCCAGCCACTGTCATCTCAACACATATGAGTGAACTTATCAAGCGCAACGCAGAAGAACTTCTTACCCGTCAAGAGGTGCAGTCACTTATTGATAAAATCAAGAACGACTACCCTGTCATTGTTGATGATGTTCTTGGTGTTGCTTCTATCGGTCTTATTCAAAGAGTACTCAAGTCGCTTCTGCATGAAAAAATACCGCTTAAAGATATGCTGAGTATTTTAGAAACGATTGCCGATGTGGCAGAGTATACTAAAAATGTTGACTTTATCAGTGAACAGGTCCGGGCAAAACTCTCCCGTGTCATCACACAAATGTATACCGGGGATGACGGTGTTATCCGACTTCTTACATTCGACACAAACACAGAACAGCTGCTGCTGCAAAAATCACAGGAACAAGACGGTGTAAGAAATCTTATGCTCAATGTCGGTGAGATAAATGCTCTTATTCAGGCAACGAGTGCCAAAGCAGCTGAAATACTCCAAAAAGGTATCTCTCCGGTTATTATTATAGTAGATCCACAGATCCGCCGCGGTGTTGCGGAGATCTTTGAGCGATTCTCCTTAGATGTCGTTACGCTCTCTCACGCAGAGATAGATTCAAGTGCAACCTTTGAAGTGCTCGGCTCAATTTCAATAACAACAGAAGAATAA
- a CDS encoding RrF2 family transcriptional regulator — protein sequence MLITRASEYAILSLIVLSKAKDPLDSETLSRELFISKSFLAKILQSLAKADILKSYKGVNGGFVLNKKPTDINMLSVMTSVEGKAPAVFECSPSVHDCPSNRAEICSICPFLNKLQGKIDFFLSELSLADILED from the coding sequence ATGTTAATAACACGTGCAAGTGAATATGCCATCCTCTCTCTTATAGTTTTATCAAAAGCAAAAGACCCACTTGACAGTGAGACATTGTCCCGGGAACTTTTCATCTCCAAAAGTTTTTTAGCTAAAATCCTTCAGTCTTTGGCAAAAGCAGATATTTTAAAATCATACAAAGGTGTCAACGGAGGTTTTGTTCTCAACAAGAAACCTACCGATATCAATATGCTCTCGGTCATGACAAGTGTCGAAGGAAAAGCACCTGCAGTTTTTGAATGCTCACCTTCAGTACACGACTGTCCGTCAAACAGAGCTGAGATATGTTCCATCTGTCCTTTTTTAAACAAACTGCAGGGAAAAATCGATTTTTTTCTCTCAGAGCTAAGTTTAGCTGACATTTTGGAAGATTAA
- the rpsO gene encoding 30S ribosomal protein S15, whose product MALDSAKKQEIIAKYGRNENDTGSSEVQIALLTERITELTEHLKVFKKDHASRLGLLKLVGQRRRLMKYFKRTNKDAYAKLIDDLGIRDNI is encoded by the coding sequence ATGGCTTTAGATTCGGCGAAAAAACAAGAGATTATCGCAAAATACGGACGTAATGAAAACGACACTGGTTCTAGTGAAGTTCAAATTGCATTATTAACTGAGAGAATTACAGAGTTAACTGAACACTTAAAAGTTTTCAAAAAAGATCACGCTTCTCGTCTTGGACTTCTTAAATTAGTTGGACAACGTCGTCGTTTGATGAAATATTTCAAAAGAACGAACAAAGATGCGTATGCTAAACTTATAGATGATCTAGGTATCCGCGACAACATCTAA
- the kdsB gene encoding 3-deoxy-manno-octulosonate cytidylyltransferase, protein MIIIPARLASTRFPQKVLADIGGLPMVVRTAKRVSHLDDVVVAADDEKIIEVCQAHGIKAMLTSTTHKSGTDRIHECATILDLPDDELVINVQADEPFIEPDVVESLMQKLKNLQKDGEPFIMGSCYNSINAEAAKDPNLVKVVLDVQSNAIYFSRAKIPHNQSGEAVYFGHIGIYGFSKKSLKEFCSLNDAPIEDIEKLEQLRAIYHQKKIAMVKVASTGFGIDTQEDLKRAVEIFL, encoded by the coding sequence ATGATAATTATTCCCGCGCGTTTGGCTTCGACAAGATTTCCCCAAAAAGTTTTGGCAGATATAGGCGGTCTGCCTATGGTCGTTCGTACAGCAAAAAGAGTTTCCCATCTTGACGACGTTGTTGTAGCTGCCGATGATGAAAAGATCATAGAAGTATGCCAGGCACATGGAATCAAAGCGATGCTCACATCCACAACGCATAAAAGCGGAACAGACAGAATTCATGAGTGTGCCACTATCTTAGATCTGCCCGATGACGAACTTGTCATTAATGTGCAGGCTGATGAGCCTTTTATAGAGCCTGATGTTGTCGAATCTTTGATGCAAAAATTAAAAAACCTGCAAAAGGATGGTGAGCCTTTCATTATGGGAAGCTGTTACAACTCCATCAATGCCGAAGCGGCAAAAGACCCAAACCTTGTAAAAGTAGTTCTCGATGTTCAAAGCAATGCCATCTACTTCTCACGTGCCAAAATCCCGCATAATCAAAGTGGAGAAGCCGTCTACTTCGGTCATATCGGCATCTATGGTTTTTCTAAAAAAAGTCTCAAAGAGTTTTGCAGTTTAAACGATGCACCCATAGAAGACATTGAAAAACTAGAGCAGCTGCGTGCCATCTATCATCAAAAAAAGATTGCCATGGTAAAAGTAGCAAGTACAGGTTTTGGAATTGACACGCAAGAAGATCTAAAAAGAGCGGTAGAAATTTTTCTCTAA